From Streptomyces asiaticus, one genomic window encodes:
- a CDS encoding FAD-dependent oxidoreductase: protein MRYRIAVVGGGPAGLAFARVLHRHGHPVTVLERDPAPDARPPGGTLDLHEGMGQLALDKAGLLAEFQALSRPEGQAMRILDTAGTVLRDWRPRPDDRANPEIDRGQLRDLLLGPLDVQWGRGVTQVVPGTQDGVLVHFADGRQETFDLVVGADGAWSRVRPAVSSATPHYTGVTYVETSLDDIDTRHPDLARLIGDGSVAVYGANRVLVAQRNSGGHVKVYAQFRAPLDWHANLDLADVEAVRSGLLALFDGWAAPVRNLLRPGTAFVHRPLYVLPVSHTWTHVPGVTLLGDAAHLMPPLGAGANLAMLEGAELAESIATGPGDLDEAVRAFEEQMWARAGKWAKITTAGLERLVSSDPAEALALFDEVQPS, encoded by the coding sequence ATGAGATACCGCATCGCTGTGGTTGGGGGCGGCCCTGCCGGCCTTGCCTTCGCCCGTGTCCTGCACCGCCATGGCCACCCTGTCACCGTTCTCGAACGCGATCCCGCCCCCGACGCTCGACCCCCGGGCGGCACGCTGGACCTGCACGAAGGGATGGGCCAGCTCGCGCTGGACAAGGCAGGGCTGCTGGCGGAGTTCCAGGCGCTGTCTCGTCCCGAGGGGCAGGCCATGCGCATCCTGGACACGGCCGGGACCGTCCTGCGCGACTGGCGACCCCGTCCAGATGACCGGGCCAATCCCGAGATCGACCGTGGGCAACTCCGTGACCTGCTACTCGGCCCTCTCGACGTCCAGTGGGGCCGGGGCGTGACGCAGGTGGTGCCGGGGACCCAGGATGGCGTACTGGTCCACTTCGCGGACGGGCGGCAGGAGACGTTCGACCTCGTGGTCGGCGCGGACGGCGCCTGGTCCCGGGTCCGCCCGGCGGTCTCGTCGGCGACACCGCACTACACCGGCGTCACCTACGTCGAGACCTCCCTCGACGACATCGACACCCGCCACCCCGACCTCGCCCGGCTGATCGGCGACGGTTCCGTAGCTGTATACGGCGCGAACCGAGTACTCGTCGCCCAGCGCAACAGTGGCGGCCACGTCAAGGTGTACGCCCAGTTCCGCGCGCCGCTGGACTGGCACGCGAACCTGGACCTGGCCGACGTCGAGGCCGTGCGATCGGGTCTGCTGGCTCTGTTCGACGGCTGGGCCGCTCCCGTCCGCAACCTCCTCCGCCCCGGCACCGCTTTCGTCCACCGCCCTCTCTACGTTCTGCCCGTGTCCCACACCTGGACCCACGTCCCCGGGGTGACGCTCCTGGGCGACGCCGCCCATCTGATGCCTCCGTTGGGAGCGGGCGCGAACCTCGCGATGCTGGAGGGCGCCGAACTCGCCGAGTCCATCGCCACCGGCCCTGGGGATCTGGATGAGGCCGTCCGCGCCTTCGAGGAACAGATGTGGGCACGGGCCGGCAAGTGGGCGAAGATCACGACGGCCGGTCTGGAACGCCTCGTGAGCTCGGACCCCGCCGAAGCCCTCGCCCTCTTCGACGAAGTACAGCCATCCTGA
- a CDS encoding TetR/AcrR family transcriptional regulator — translation MTVWDRPEPPTRPVPLDRERIVAAAIALADEGGLEAVSLRKVAGRLNAGPMRLYGYISTKEELFDLMVDEVYAEILPEEQPGDWREALRILAHRTRQAALRHEWLADLLGRRPALGPNGLAVTEATLVALDDLTDIDTVMRAVETVSAYFTGAIRREITNLRTERATGLSKHDWQRAHGPHVTRMLATGRFPALAKAVYDGTDVDAETSFATGLDWVLDAVAAKLTRPST, via the coding sequence ATGACTGTGTGGGACCGACCGGAGCCGCCGACTCGCCCCGTGCCGCTCGACCGGGAGCGGATCGTGGCCGCCGCCATCGCGCTGGCCGACGAAGGTGGGTTGGAGGCGGTGTCGTTGCGCAAGGTCGCCGGCCGGCTGAATGCCGGTCCGATGCGGCTGTACGGATACATCTCCACCAAGGAGGAGCTGTTCGACCTCATGGTGGACGAGGTCTACGCCGAGATTCTCCCCGAGGAACAGCCCGGTGACTGGCGGGAGGCGCTGCGCATCCTCGCCCACCGCACCAGGCAGGCAGCTCTCCGTCACGAATGGCTGGCCGACCTGCTCGGCCGCCGCCCGGCCCTGGGCCCGAACGGCCTCGCCGTGACCGAGGCCACGCTGGTCGCCCTCGACGACCTCACCGACATCGATACCGTCATGCGAGCCGTGGAGACGGTCAGCGCCTACTTCACCGGCGCGATCAGGCGCGAGATCACGAACCTACGGACCGAGCGCGCCACGGGCCTGTCCAAGCACGACTGGCAGCGCGCCCACGGCCCGCATGTGACAAGAATGCTGGCCACCGGCCGCTTCCCGGCACTGGCCAAGGCCGTGTACGACGGCACGGATGTGGACGCCGAGACATCCTTCGCGACCGGCTTGGACTGGGTCCTCGACGCCGTGGCCGCCAAACTCACCCGGCCGTCGACGTGA
- a CDS encoding TnsA-like heteromeric transposase endonuclease subunit, translating into MGLGVLEGTKPSQVDGFEVGWRDDQGEHRLPLADAVSVPFEAGRPVRDFPSYRGQRHFPGLYWSSTTGGHVGFESWLERDHAMLLDFTPQVMGLLSQPLWLFWEDERGKRVSHAPDYFARFKDGRGLVVDCRPLDRIDARSAAKFAATRAACEAAGWGYRVVGEVDPVRMANVRWLAGYRHPRHGADEGLATQSLALFSMPSPLVTQAALLGDPIAVLPTVFHLLWLGRLTADLSHPLADATLVSRAEAR; encoded by the coding sequence ATGGGGCTGGGTGTGCTGGAGGGGACGAAGCCGTCACAAGTAGACGGCTTCGAGGTCGGCTGGCGAGACGACCAGGGCGAACATCGGCTGCCGTTGGCGGATGCGGTCTCGGTGCCGTTCGAGGCCGGGCGGCCGGTCCGCGACTTCCCGTCATATCGCGGGCAGCGGCATTTCCCTGGGTTGTATTGGTCGTCGACGACCGGTGGGCACGTGGGATTCGAGTCCTGGCTGGAGCGGGATCACGCGATGCTGCTCGACTTCACGCCACAGGTGATGGGGCTGCTGTCGCAGCCGTTGTGGCTGTTCTGGGAGGACGAGCGGGGCAAGCGGGTCTCGCACGCTCCGGACTACTTCGCTCGCTTCAAGGACGGGCGGGGGCTGGTGGTGGACTGCCGACCCCTGGACCGGATCGACGCACGGTCGGCGGCCAAGTTCGCGGCGACACGGGCGGCTTGTGAGGCGGCGGGGTGGGGATACCGCGTCGTCGGCGAGGTGGATCCGGTGCGGATGGCGAACGTCCGCTGGCTGGCGGGATACCGGCATCCACGACACGGGGCCGATGAGGGGCTCGCCACCCAGTCGCTCGCCCTGTTCTCGATGCCGTCGCCGCTGGTGACACAGGCTGCGCTGCTCGGTGATCCCATCGCGGTGTTGCCGACGGTGTTCCACCTGCTCTGGCTGGGACGGCTGACAGCGGATCTGTCGCACCCCCTGGCGGATGCCACGCTGGTGTCACGTGCGGAGGCCCGGTGA
- a CDS encoding Mu transposase C-terminal domain-containing protein, protein MDDRLHTVVGLSGTTVRLLDEAGSASLVLLSHLLVSEGFELIGQGTDQGRMPPFALLDIVPEREAEKAAAWERHVTEVEFGRPLDADPTALPRPEYDPARHTVEERVAAKAAELRAIGWQASVGTVQRMRRRYREQGLWGLVDHRATRLSSPTGRADDRVVAAVTEILAATTNESTGTRGRLRRRVEALLAERHGPGTVAMPSKSAFYRLVEAMSEGTHAFDEATSRRSAARRPPGAFTPSSACRPGEMVQMDTTPLDVMVVLEDGVSGRPELTIAVDVATRSICAAVLRPAGTKAVDAALLLAKMLVPEPLRPGWSDALAMSATLIPHRRLLDIDARLEQAAAKPVIVPETIGIDHGKVFVSDTFLTACRSLGISVQPSRPGTPTDKGIVERTFSSINTLFCQHIPGYTGSNTTRRGAGVEAVWTLAELDDLLQEWIVACWQQRSHEGLRSPFLPGQPMSPNDAYALLVSRTGYLPMPLSGPDYLELLPALWRSVNDYGIRIDHRTYNCPGLNRLRRRSSGVTAKGGLWEVHYDPYDLSQVWVRDARTGEWITVPWTHRHLVSAPFADFTWRRARDLLAMRCRDDTDQAAVAAAVDQLLTRAESGPDRRIAARTRAALEPARPVDALPQAPAPEDTEDETTVLEQPSNVIPFGVFDAFTDGSRL, encoded by the coding sequence ATGGATGACCGGCTGCACACGGTCGTGGGCCTGTCCGGGACGACAGTGCGGCTCCTCGACGAAGCCGGGTCGGCGAGCCTGGTGTTGCTGTCGCATCTACTGGTCTCGGAAGGCTTTGAGCTCATCGGCCAGGGAACCGATCAGGGCCGCATGCCGCCGTTCGCGTTGTTGGACATCGTGCCGGAGCGGGAGGCCGAGAAGGCGGCAGCCTGGGAACGGCATGTGACCGAGGTGGAGTTCGGCAGGCCGCTGGATGCTGACCCCACAGCCCTACCTCGTCCGGAATATGACCCGGCCCGCCACACGGTGGAGGAGCGGGTGGCGGCCAAGGCGGCGGAACTGCGGGCTATCGGCTGGCAGGCAAGTGTGGGGACCGTTCAGCGGATGCGCAGGCGCTACCGCGAGCAGGGTCTGTGGGGCCTGGTCGATCACCGTGCGACTCGTCTGTCCTCACCGACGGGACGGGCCGATGACCGGGTCGTGGCCGCCGTCACGGAGATCCTGGCCGCGACGACGAACGAGTCCACTGGCACCCGCGGCCGGCTACGTCGGCGGGTGGAGGCGCTGCTGGCGGAACGGCATGGGCCGGGCACAGTGGCGATGCCGTCGAAGTCGGCGTTCTACCGGCTCGTCGAAGCGATGAGCGAGGGTACGCACGCCTTCGATGAGGCCACATCCCGCAGGTCAGCGGCTCGCCGCCCGCCAGGAGCGTTCACCCCTTCCTCGGCCTGCCGCCCCGGCGAGATGGTGCAGATGGACACGACACCGCTGGACGTGATGGTGGTCTTGGAGGACGGGGTGAGCGGACGCCCGGAGCTCACGATCGCCGTCGACGTGGCAACGAGGTCGATCTGCGCTGCGGTGCTGCGACCGGCAGGGACCAAGGCCGTGGACGCCGCGCTGCTGCTGGCCAAGATGCTGGTCCCGGAGCCGTTGCGGCCCGGCTGGTCGGACGCGCTGGCGATGTCGGCGACGCTGATCCCCCACCGAAGGCTGCTGGACATCGACGCCCGCTTGGAGCAGGCGGCCGCCAAGCCGGTGATCGTGCCGGAGACGATCGGCATCGATCACGGCAAGGTGTTCGTCTCCGACACTTTCCTGACCGCCTGCCGGTCGCTGGGCATCTCCGTCCAGCCGTCCCGCCCGGGCACCCCGACTGACAAGGGAATCGTCGAGCGGACGTTTTCCTCGATCAACACGCTGTTCTGCCAGCACATCCCTGGTTACACCGGTTCGAACACGACCCGCCGTGGCGCCGGGGTCGAGGCCGTATGGACGCTCGCGGAACTGGACGACCTGTTGCAGGAGTGGATCGTGGCCTGCTGGCAGCAACGGTCACATGAAGGACTGCGCAGCCCGTTCCTACCGGGCCAGCCCATGTCTCCCAACGACGCATATGCCCTGCTGGTCTCCCGCACCGGCTACCTGCCGATGCCGTTGAGCGGCCCCGACTACCTGGAGCTGCTGCCAGCACTCTGGCGGTCGGTCAATGACTACGGCATCCGCATCGACCACCGCACCTACAACTGCCCCGGACTGAACCGTCTACGGCGTCGCTCCTCGGGAGTGACCGCCAAAGGCGGGCTCTGGGAGGTCCACTACGACCCCTACGACCTGTCCCAGGTCTGGGTACGCGACGCGCGCACCGGAGAGTGGATCACTGTTCCGTGGACACACCGACACCTGGTCTCCGCGCCGTTCGCTGACTTCACCTGGCGTCGGGCCCGGGACCTGCTCGCGATGCGGTGCCGGGACGACACCGACCAGGCCGCCGTGGCCGCCGCAGTAGACCAGTTGCTGACCCGGGCGGAAAGCGGGCCGGACCGCCGGATCGCGGCCCGCACCCGCGCCGCCCTGGAGCCCGCTCGGCCCGTGGACGCGCTGCCACAGGCACCTGCTCCGGAAGACACCGAGGATGAGACCACCGTCCTGGAACAGCCGTCGAACGTCATCCCCTTCGGCGTCTTCGACGCCTTCACTGACGGGAGCCGCCTGTGA
- a CDS encoding ATP-binding protein gives MSQAPPQDIANPQASLTTKEGWRAFVDENPEPPPSLPPGTVLDEDELESYKEARIDYHTRSVIVNTPTIRGVVTTGRKRIVLNRHQVSARRGLIVSGSAGTGKTTAITQLGKNVEQITRRRNPAAVGGLPVVFVTVPPAATPKMLAGEFARFLGVPLEHRMSQVQITNAVCDLLGKLGTTLVLVDEIHNLDLTTRHGAEASDQLKYLSERIAATFVLAGLDVETSSLFQGTRGQQIAGRYTVIPSRPFGHKNRADKEHWQALVATMEDSLRLHAHRPGTLVAMTGYLHERTGGLIGSLSQLIREAAVDAIDAGTEKITKRMLDEIELDHAVQQSQPDHRRAKRTRRPKAA, from the coding sequence GTGAGTCAGGCGCCGCCACAGGACATCGCCAATCCACAGGCGTCGCTGACCACGAAGGAAGGCTGGCGGGCGTTCGTCGACGAGAACCCCGAGCCCCCACCGTCCCTCCCACCCGGAACAGTCCTGGACGAGGACGAACTGGAGTCCTACAAAGAGGCGCGGATCGACTACCACACACGATCCGTCATCGTGAACACCCCCACGATCCGCGGCGTCGTCACCACCGGCCGCAAACGCATCGTGCTCAACCGGCACCAGGTCTCCGCCCGGCGCGGCCTGATCGTGTCCGGTTCGGCCGGCACTGGCAAGACCACCGCGATCACTCAGCTGGGCAAGAACGTCGAACAGATCACCCGGCGTCGCAACCCCGCCGCCGTCGGCGGACTGCCAGTCGTCTTCGTCACCGTTCCCCCAGCCGCCACCCCCAAGATGCTCGCAGGCGAGTTCGCCCGATTCCTCGGCGTCCCGCTGGAGCACCGCATGAGCCAGGTCCAGATCACCAACGCCGTCTGCGACCTGCTCGGCAAGCTCGGCACCACGCTCGTCCTGGTCGACGAGATCCACAACCTCGACCTGACGACCCGCCACGGAGCCGAGGCATCCGACCAGCTGAAGTACCTCTCGGAACGGATCGCGGCCACCTTCGTGCTTGCTGGTCTCGACGTCGAGACCAGCAGCCTGTTCCAAGGCACCCGCGGGCAACAGATCGCCGGCCGCTACACGGTCATCCCCTCTCGGCCCTTCGGCCACAAGAATCGCGCGGACAAGGAGCACTGGCAGGCCTTGGTGGCGACCATGGAAGACTCCCTGCGACTACACGCTCATCGCCCCGGCACCTTGGTCGCCATGACCGGTTACCTCCACGAACGCACCGGCGGGCTGATCGGCAGCCTTTCCCAGCTCATCCGCGAAGCCGCCGTCGACGCCATTGACGCCGGCACAGAAAAGATCACCAAGCGCATGCTCGACGAGATCGAGCTCGACCACGCCGTCCAGCAGTCCCAGCCTGATCACCGCCGCGCCAAGCGCACTCGCAGACCGAAGGCAGCCTGA
- a CDS encoding TniQ family protein codes for MEPWETPVRLLPLPLPPVHGEVFGWYLHRLAAANQVTAGQLAKALTPFKNAQVGKRTDTLWRWTPMVLPRLAILTGLAPETLRMLLPAIARIEARTAGDVVRYRRRLYVACSHCMHRRGITGPVLAHRPADLQLCRRHGIWVDGNRHYRVGHLPELVTAQHRHRRIARRFPDTLEAGTKEAQHLVRSWLLNKNQPHLLSRWNDRLTRLPPKEAVYGNIIRRRVDEREYIATYPEFVTLLGMVADPVWRALRAPRRWTNLSQHRRTIDAVYTEAEHRLNVPTLREKLRSHAFSNDALFRWTDSLGRSLMLVTTPDDYDALRD; via the coding sequence ATGGAGCCTTGGGAAACCCCGGTCCGACTCCTGCCGCTTCCTCTGCCACCGGTCCACGGGGAGGTCTTCGGCTGGTATCTGCACCGCCTCGCCGCCGCCAACCAAGTGACGGCGGGCCAACTGGCGAAAGCCCTTACACCGTTCAAAAACGCGCAGGTCGGCAAGCGGACAGACACACTATGGCGCTGGACTCCGATGGTTCTGCCACGGCTGGCCATCCTGACGGGTCTTGCGCCCGAGACCCTCCGGATGCTGCTACCAGCGATCGCCAGGATTGAGGCGCGCACCGCTGGTGACGTCGTCCGCTACCGTCGGCGTCTCTACGTCGCCTGCTCACACTGCATGCATCGGCGCGGGATCACCGGGCCCGTCCTCGCCCACCGCCCCGCCGATCTCCAGCTCTGCCGCCGACACGGCATCTGGGTCGACGGCAATCGCCACTACCGCGTCGGCCACCTCCCAGAGCTCGTCACCGCTCAGCACCGCCACCGACGAATCGCCCGCCGCTTCCCCGACACCCTGGAAGCAGGAACGAAGGAAGCGCAGCACTTGGTCCGCTCCTGGCTCCTGAACAAGAACCAACCCCATCTGCTGTCACGCTGGAACGACCGCCTCACCCGGCTCCCTCCCAAGGAAGCCGTCTACGGGAACATCATCAGACGACGCGTCGACGAGCGGGAGTACATCGCCACCTATCCAGAGTTCGTCACGCTGCTGGGCATGGTGGCCGATCCTGTTTGGCGGGCACTACGGGCACCTCGCCGATGGACGAACCTCAGCCAGCACCGGCGCACCATCGACGCCGTCTACACAGAGGCCGAGCACAGGCTCAACGTCCCCACCCTCCGCGAAAAACTCCGTTCCCACGCCTTTTCCAACGACGCTCTCTTTCGCTGGACCGACTCCCTGGGACGATCACTGATGCTGGTGACGACGCCGGACGACTACGACGCCCTACGGGATTAG